A window of Costertonia aggregata contains these coding sequences:
- a CDS encoding ParB/RepB/Spo0J family partition protein, translated as MTTKASTTKKRSRAKSTVKKEVNGKKSSALQIQNLPLGKIKPDLEQPRKTFNEDALKQLSESIEKHGVLQPITVRQLNGHYIIVMGERRYRASKLAGKKTIPSIVRTYENNDILEVQIIENLQRQDVEPTEEAEAIAYLSEKYSASEIAKRLGRTDNFIRQRLKLAGLIDGFKNFVRNGEMTISLGVGVALFEPEEQLMMLETMGEDFSAHQINRMIKDQTYDLEKASFDVADKKLVPKAGSCVECPFNAANQGNLFGDGKMVCTKAACFETKKNKSFLNLIEKSKKENILLIPEIRQYWVDDENNQLIISQLEKNGLKVYLLDDVEILENPIEPTIEAIQKEYQHYDYSEDELKAEFDEAMQDYKEALEKFNSAKEDAYKNGIMFHPDSFQHKEIFVKIVEKSKNDSTEYSAPLTNRKMADCTPEEQIVKINEREIRKKQIENNKQFEEVVQMIRETKYIDTKKTLSKDEMVAFSISLFENNVDYMSQQKYFSKFLGETSKMTKVEMVENFKKKFKKEIFHKLIRYMLTKQVHFGESNHVNNLTNISFYNAMQGYYKSKIVSIEKEYADKRNKREARLKERLTVLEKQIEELND; from the coding sequence ATGACAACAAAAGCGAGTACCACAAAGAAGCGCAGTAGAGCGAAATCTACTGTCAAGAAAGAAGTAAACGGAAAGAAATCATCCGCACTTCAAATTCAGAACTTACCATTGGGTAAAATCAAGCCTGACCTTGAACAGCCGAGAAAGACCTTTAACGAGGATGCGTTAAAGCAGCTTTCTGAGAGTATCGAAAAGCACGGTGTGTTGCAACCGATTACCGTCAGGCAACTAAATGGCCATTACATCATCGTGATGGGCGAACGCCGATATCGTGCAAGTAAATTAGCAGGGAAAAAGACTATACCCAGTATCGTTAGGACTTATGAGAACAATGATATTCTGGAAGTTCAGATTATCGAGAATTTGCAAAGACAGGATGTCGAGCCTACCGAAGAAGCCGAGGCGATTGCTTACCTAAGCGAAAAGTATTCAGCATCTGAAATCGCAAAGCGGTTGGGTAGAACGGATAACTTTATCAGACAACGACTTAAACTGGCTGGATTGATTGATGGTTTTAAGAACTTTGTCCGTAATGGCGAAATGACCATATCATTGGGTGTCGGTGTTGCGCTCTTTGAACCTGAAGAACAGCTAATGATGTTGGAAACAATGGGCGAGGATTTTAGTGCACATCAGATAAACAGGATGATTAAAGACCAGACCTATGACTTGGAAAAAGCATCTTTTGATGTGGCCGACAAAAAATTGGTTCCGAAAGCTGGGTCTTGCGTTGAATGTCCTTTCAACGCGGCAAATCAAGGCAATCTGTTCGGCGATGGTAAAATGGTCTGCACGAAAGCAGCCTGTTTTGAAACGAAGAAAAATAAATCGTTCTTGAACCTGATTGAGAAATCCAAGAAAGAGAACATCTTATTAATTCCTGAAATACGACAGTATTGGGTAGATGACGAAAACAATCAGCTCATTATATCGCAATTGGAAAAGAACGGATTGAAAGTCTATTTACTGGATGATGTTGAAATTTTAGAGAATCCGATTGAGCCAACAATCGAAGCTATTCAGAAAGAGTATCAGCATTATGATTATTCTGAAGATGAATTAAAGGCAGAATTCGATGAAGCTATGCAGGATTATAAAGAAGCATTGGAAAAATTTAATTCAGCAAAAGAAGATGCATATAAGAATGGCATTATGTTTCATCCAGATTCATTCCAGCACAAGGAAATCTTTGTTAAGATTGTTGAAAAATCCAAAAATGATTCTACGGAATATTCTGCACCATTGACCAACAGAAAAATGGCAGATTGTACGCCTGAAGAACAAATCGTAAAAATCAACGAAAGGGAAATCCGTAAGAAGCAAATAGAGAACAACAAGCAGTTTGAAGAAGTTGTGCAGATGATTCGTGAGACCAAATACATTGATACGAAGAAGACACTTTCAAAAGATGAAATGGTCGCATTCTCAATATCGCTATTTGAGAACAATGTGGACTATATGAGTCAACAAAAGTATTTCTCAAAATTCTTAGGGGAAACTTCAAAGATGACCAAAGTTGAAATGGTAGAGAATTTCAAGAAGAAGTTCAAAAAGGAAATCTTCCATAAGTTGATACGGTATATGCTCACAAAGCAAGTGCATTTTGGCGAAAGCAATCACGTCAATAATCTGACGAACATTTCATTTTACAACGCAATGCAGGGATATTACAAATCCAAGATTGTTAGCATAGAAAAGGAATATGCCGACAAAAGGAACAAGCGTGAAGCACGTTTGAAAGAGCGCCTTACTGTTCTTGAAAAGCAAATTGAGGAACTCAACGATTAG
- a CDS encoding ribose-phosphate pyrophosphokinase yields MAYQVPEPKIFACTQSTELAEMIAKSYGTNLGKVDFSRYSDGEFQPSFEESVRGARIFIIGSTHPSSENLMEMLLMLDAAKRASARHITAVMPYFGWARQDRKDKPRVPIAAKLIAKMLETAGATRIITMDLHADQIQGFFEKPVDHLFASTLFLPYLKKLNLDNLTIASPDMGGSKRAYAYSKALECDVVICYKQRAKANVISHMELIGDVQGKNVVLVDDMVDTAGTLTKAADLMIERGALSVRAITTHGLLSGNAFEKIEKSQLKELIVTDSIPERKKSEKVKVLSCAELFADVMHRVHHNTSISSKFLM; encoded by the coding sequence ATGGCATACCAAGTACCGGAACCTAAAATATTCGCCTGTACGCAAAGTACCGAACTTGCTGAAATGATCGCGAAGTCTTACGGTACAAATTTAGGTAAGGTAGATTTTTCCAGATACAGTGACGGAGAATTTCAACCCTCTTTTGAGGAGTCGGTTCGTGGAGCACGTATTTTCATTATTGGCTCTACGCATCCCAGTTCCGAAAACCTAATGGAAATGTTGTTGATGTTGGATGCCGCAAAAAGAGCTTCCGCCAGACATATTACGGCTGTTATGCCCTATTTTGGTTGGGCCAGACAGGATAGAAAGGATAAACCGAGGGTTCCCATAGCTGCAAAATTAATTGCGAAAATGCTGGAAACTGCTGGAGCAACACGTATTATAACAATGGATCTGCATGCCGATCAGATTCAGGGATTTTTTGAAAAACCGGTCGACCATTTGTTCGCCTCAACTTTGTTTTTGCCCTATCTTAAAAAATTGAATTTGGACAATCTCACGATTGCATCGCCAGACATGGGAGGTTCCAAAAGGGCCTATGCTTATTCCAAAGCTTTGGAATGCGATGTGGTCATATGTTACAAACAAAGGGCAAAAGCCAATGTAATATCCCATATGGAGCTTATCGGCGACGTGCAGGGCAAAAACGTGGTCTTGGTAGACGACATGGTAGACACAGCAGGTACTTTGACCAAGGCAGCCGACTTAATGATAGAACGGGGGGCGCTTAGTGTCAGGGCCATTACTACACATGGTCTGTTATCCGGTAATGCCTTTGAAAAAATAGAAAAGTCACAGTTAAAGGAACTTATCGTGACGGACTCTATTCCCGAAAGGAAAAAAAGCGAAAAGGTAAAAGTACTTAGCTGTGCCGAACTTTTTGCCGATGTCATGCACAGGGTGCACCATAACACATCAATATCATCAAAATTTTTGATGTAA
- a CDS encoding 50S ribosomal protein L25/general stress protein Ctc, producing the protein MKSITIKGSERESVGKKATKALRNAGLVPCVVYGGEKPLHFSAPELDFRDLVYTPAAHTAKIVLDGGDKIKAVMQDIQFHPVTDKILHIDFYQLFDDKEVTMNIPVRLLGNSPGVRNGGRLLFRKRKLAIKALPDNLPDFFDIDISKLKIGDNISVETLLSDDFTILHPESTVVVQVKTQRAAIVVDEDEEEGVEGEEGTEAAAEGDAPAADAAEGGNE; encoded by the coding sequence ATGAAGTCAATTACAATTAAAGGATCAGAAAGAGAAAGCGTGGGTAAAAAGGCAACGAAGGCCCTACGTAATGCTGGATTGGTTCCTTGCGTAGTATACGGAGGGGAAAAACCATTACACTTTTCAGCACCCGAACTAGATTTTAGGGATTTAGTGTACACCCCGGCCGCACATACCGCAAAAATTGTGTTGGATGGTGGCGACAAAATCAAAGCGGTAATGCAGGATATCCAATTTCATCCGGTAACCGATAAGATTTTACATATTGATTTTTATCAATTGTTCGATGACAAAGAAGTTACCATGAACATTCCCGTTCGTTTATTGGGTAATTCCCCAGGGGTAAGAAATGGTGGGCGTTTATTGTTCAGAAAACGTAAACTGGCCATAAAGGCATTACCGGACAACCTACCTGATTTCTTTGATATTGATATATCAAAACTCAAAATTGGTGATAATATATCGGTAGAAACTTTGTTGAGCGATGACTTTACCATCCTACATCCAGAAAGTACGGTAGTTGTACAAGTCAAAACGCAACGTGCAGCTATTGTTGTCGACGAGGATGAAGAAGAAGGAGTTGAAGGTGAAGAAGGAACTGAAGCAGCAGCGGAAGGCGATGCCCCAGCAGCTGATGCCGCCGAAGGAGGCAACGAATAA
- the pth gene encoding aminoacyl-tRNA hydrolase — MKKFLIVGLGNIGNEYVETRHNIGFKILDALADKEDFSFETRKLGDIATFKLKGRSVLCLKPSTYMNRSGKALKYWMDKEKIALENVLVITDDINLEFGTLRLKTKGSDGGHNGLKDIQNVLQSNKYNRFRFGVGADFGKGKQVDYVLGEWGETEKTAVKERLEKSTELIKSFVLAGAAITMNQFNGT, encoded by the coding sequence ATGAAGAAATTCCTTATCGTAGGCCTTGGGAATATAGGAAACGAATATGTAGAGACCCGCCACAATATAGGTTTTAAAATTTTGGACGCTTTGGCCGACAAAGAAGATTTCTCCTTTGAAACCCGAAAACTTGGGGATATCGCCACTTTTAAGTTAAAAGGTAGAAGCGTACTATGCCTAAAGCCATCCACTTATATGAACCGAAGCGGGAAGGCATTAAAATACTGGATGGATAAAGAAAAAATTGCTTTGGAGAACGTTTTGGTCATTACCGATGATATAAACTTGGAATTTGGAACACTACGTTTAAAGACCAAAGGAAGTGATGGTGGCCACAATGGCTTAAAGGATATTCAGAACGTCTTACAGAGCAACAAATACAATAGATTCAGATTTGGGGTGGGCGCCGATTTTGGAAAAGGAAAACAAGTAGACTATGTATTGGGAGAATGGGGAGAAACCGAAAAAACTGCCGTAAAAGAACGTTTGGAAAAATCTACCGAACTTATCAAATCTTTCGTATTGGCAGGTGCGGCCATCACCATGAACCAATTTAATGGCACGTAA
- a CDS encoding reprolysin-like metallopeptidase: MKTPFIIVKLRLVFSFTIFFMWFCSNAQEQYWQEQTSQSIPKGKMFQSLKASETKTFELKSDIFFEKLQNASSVGRNAVQLYFPNEKGEMIAFHVMEKSIMAPELARKFPMIKSYSGESTDGSGIKIRFSFSHKGLQAMLLHANEAPPAFIQKSSDKEDVYVVYTRKGEIGTEKDFICSTRTEIEKSAGNLTARLVDGMVLRKFRLAVSATGEYTQFHGGSVADAMAAINATMTRVNQVFERDLAVTLELVPNNDQIIYINAATDPYTSNLNTQVQNTLTSEIGEANYDIGHLFHEAPDGGDAGFIGAVCVDNRKGSAFAASRNPQGDIFDLDFVAHEMGHQLGANHTWSFQSEGTLVQAEPASGTTIMGYAGIVQGNNVASNGDDYFHYYSILQIQENLETKTCPERIPITNSPPTISTIGNFVIPKSTAFVLSGNAEDTDASDVLLYTWEQIDNGVVVTSTFGPSNPSGANFRSRPPTTSPDRYFPFLSRIVQGTLTQTTPSTGSAWETISDVPREMNFALTVRDNGDVAGQVASELVKVDVTNNAGPFLVTSQSGSESYVAGSVQEITWDVAGTNVAPVNAANVDIFLSTDGGVSFPTVLAQDVPNDGSHSILLPGIATTNARVMVKASDNIFLSVNGSDFAITETEVVLQFNKLNHEVCIPDNLVVPFNYETFNGFNEEVTFSATGLPPNLGVSFSPSTATTNDTPVDITFDNTANVTPGEYTVTITATSASVAKNVVLDLNLYTTTFETVNLTSPQDTGTNISIGATLEWDATPLTNSYDVEIATDIGFTTITESATVVPNSYTPTNLTPETTYFWRVKPKNICGEGVFSTIFSFTTIQVNCNTLVANNLPLEISNIGTPTVVSRITFLEDLKITDIDVNLNITHTFVEDLIIRLTSPSGNSAILVSNSCGNMDNINATFDDAAPPFVCSGNPAINGTVSPLGALSVFNGESLQGEWLLEIVDSQPNDGGALVDFSLDVCVEGDFRIDADNDGVFDDGDDLCLGTPAGVEVNTDGCPVYRFAQDNFEIEVNSETCRDNNDGSILITPTNTSINYTVNISGNGIDDSFDFTTSVVLDRLNAGEYDLCINGTLADVNYETFCSRVVITQPDALGVSSKLSEDSARVTLVLEGAALFNIELNGILQQTEASEIQLDLRNGLNTLKVSTNLPCQGIYEEEVFGFLEPVLYPNPVIDLAKIYVGPSIQNLDVDLYGLDGKRISSKSYQVHQNEITLEFANLPSGLYLVRLDGLQTSKTFKVLKR, translated from the coding sequence ATGAAGACCCCGTTTATAATTGTAAAATTACGCCTTGTTTTTTCATTTACCATATTTTTTATGTGGTTTTGCAGTAATGCACAAGAACAATATTGGCAAGAACAAACTTCTCAAAGTATTCCCAAAGGCAAAATGTTTCAAAGCCTTAAAGCTTCCGAAACCAAAACTTTTGAGTTAAAGAGCGATATATTTTTCGAAAAACTCCAAAATGCCTCAAGCGTAGGGAGAAACGCAGTACAACTATACTTTCCCAACGAGAAAGGTGAGATGATTGCGTTCCATGTTATGGAAAAATCGATAATGGCACCCGAACTTGCCCGTAAATTTCCAATGATCAAATCCTATTCTGGAGAAAGTACCGATGGTTCCGGGATAAAGATTCGATTTAGTTTTTCGCACAAGGGCTTACAGGCCATGCTTCTGCATGCCAATGAAGCCCCGCCGGCCTTCATTCAAAAATCATCGGATAAAGAGGACGTTTACGTTGTTTATACGAGAAAAGGTGAAATCGGCACCGAGAAGGATTTTATTTGTAGCACACGAACCGAAATCGAGAAAAGTGCCGGAAACTTGACTGCTAGATTGGTCGATGGTATGGTACTGCGAAAATTTCGTTTGGCGGTTTCCGCTACGGGCGAGTATACCCAATTTCATGGCGGTAGTGTTGCAGATGCCATGGCAGCGATAAACGCTACCATGACCCGTGTCAACCAGGTTTTTGAAAGAGATTTGGCAGTAACTTTGGAACTCGTGCCCAATAATGACCAAATTATTTATATCAATGCGGCAACAGATCCTTACACCAGCAATTTAAACACCCAAGTTCAGAATACGCTGACCAGTGAAATAGGGGAAGCCAATTACGATATAGGACATTTGTTCCACGAGGCGCCAGATGGTGGCGATGCCGGCTTCATAGGAGCGGTATGCGTTGATAATCGCAAAGGGAGTGCCTTTGCGGCCAGCCGAAATCCACAAGGGGATATTTTTGACCTGGATTTCGTAGCACATGAAATGGGGCATCAATTGGGGGCCAATCATACATGGTCTTTTCAGTCCGAAGGTACTTTGGTACAGGCAGAACCTGCAAGCGGTACCACAATTATGGGTTATGCAGGTATTGTTCAGGGCAACAACGTTGCTTCCAACGGCGATGATTATTTCCATTATTACAGTATTTTACAGATTCAGGAAAATTTGGAGACCAAAACATGTCCAGAACGTATTCCCATAACAAACAGCCCGCCAACGATTTCTACCATAGGAAATTTTGTAATCCCCAAGTCCACTGCTTTTGTGCTTTCTGGGAATGCTGAGGATACCGATGCTTCCGACGTGCTTTTATATACTTGGGAACAGATAGATAATGGTGTGGTGGTTACCTCTACTTTTGGGCCATCAAACCCTAGTGGTGCCAATTTTAGGTCAAGGCCACCTACCACGAGTCCTGACCGATATTTTCCGTTTTTATCAAGGATTGTTCAAGGCACATTGACCCAAACAACACCGTCGACCGGTTCGGCATGGGAAACTATATCGGATGTACCAAGGGAAATGAATTTTGCCCTTACGGTACGGGATAATGGCGATGTGGCGGGCCAAGTAGCCTCTGAACTTGTAAAAGTAGACGTAACGAACAATGCCGGTCCTTTTTTGGTAACATCACAATCCGGTAGTGAAAGTTATGTGGCGGGATCGGTACAGGAAATCACATGGGATGTTGCTGGCACTAATGTAGCACCTGTAAATGCTGCAAACGTAGATATATTTCTTTCTACGGATGGTGGCGTTTCTTTTCCAACAGTTTTGGCCCAAGACGTACCTAACGATGGATCTCATTCAATTTTGCTGCCAGGTATTGCGACAACAAACGCCAGGGTCATGGTAAAAGCAAGCGATAATATATTCTTATCGGTAAATGGCTCTGATTTTGCCATTACGGAGACCGAGGTTGTACTTCAGTTCAACAAATTAAACCATGAAGTATGTATACCGGATAATTTGGTTGTGCCGTTCAATTACGAAACTTTCAATGGGTTTAATGAGGAAGTTACATTTTCAGCCACAGGCCTTCCGCCAAACCTTGGGGTATCCTTTAGTCCCAGCACGGCCACCACCAATGATACTCCTGTTGATATTACCTTTGACAATACCGCTAATGTAACCCCTGGGGAGTATACCGTTACTATAACGGCTACATCTGCGAGCGTCGCCAAAAATGTAGTGTTGGACTTAAATCTGTATACCACTACTTTTGAGACAGTAAACTTGACCTCGCCCCAAGATACAGGGACCAACATAAGCATAGGCGCGACTTTGGAGTGGGATGCCACTCCTTTAACAAATTCCTATGATGTCGAAATAGCTACAGATATTGGTTTTACCACTATAACAGAGAGCGCCACAGTAGTTCCCAATTCATATACACCCACAAATTTAACGCCTGAGACCACTTATTTTTGGAGGGTAAAACCAAAGAACATCTGTGGTGAAGGTGTTTTTAGCACTATTTTTAGCTTTACCACCATACAGGTTAACTGTAATACCTTGGTCGCCAATAACCTACCATTAGAAATCAGTAATATCGGAACGCCGACCGTAGTTTCCAGAATCACTTTTTTAGAGGATTTGAAAATTACTGATATTGATGTGAACCTGAACATTACGCACACTTTTGTGGAGGATTTGATAATACGCTTAACGTCACCCTCTGGTAATAGTGCTATTTTGGTTTCAAATTCATGTGGAAATATGGATAACATCAATGCCACGTTCGATGATGCGGCACCACCTTTTGTTTGTAGCGGAAATCCCGCTATCAACGGTACGGTAAGTCCCTTGGGCGCACTTTCCGTTTTCAACGGGGAATCTTTGCAAGGGGAATGGCTGTTGGAAATTGTTGATTCGCAACCTAATGACGGGGGTGCTTTGGTCGATTTTTCGTTGGATGTATGTGTGGAAGGTGATTTTAGGATAGATGCCGATAATGACGGGGTTTTTGACGATGGCGATGACTTATGCTTGGGAACACCTGCTGGTGTAGAGGTCAATACAGATGGTTGTCCGGTGTATAGATTTGCCCAGGATAATTTTGAGATAGAAGTCAATAGTGAAACCTGTAGGGATAATAATGATGGCTCTATATTGATTACCCCTACTAACACATCAATAAACTATACGGTAAATATTTCAGGGAACGGTATTGACGATAGTTTTGATTTTACCACATCGGTAGTGCTAGATCGTTTAAATGCAGGCGAGTATGACCTATGCATAAACGGTACCTTGGCAGATGTCAATTACGAAACCTTTTGTTCGCGTGTGGTTATAACGCAACCTGATGCTTTGGGGGTTTCCTCAAAACTGTCGGAAGATAGCGCACGGGTAACCCTCGTTTTGGAAGGAGCTGCTTTGTTTAATATTGAATTGAACGGCATTCTGCAGCAAACGGAAGCCTCTGAAATTCAACTCGATTTGAGAAACGGATTGAACACACTGAAAGTTTCAACCAATTTACCATGTCAGGGCATATATGAAGAAGAAGTTTTTGGGTTTTTAGAACCTGTGCTATATCCCAATCCGGTTATAGACCTGGCTAAAATTTATGTAGGCCCTAGCATACAAAACTTGGATGTTGATCTTTATGGTTTGGATGGAAAACGCATAAGCTCAAAAAGCTACCAAGTACACCAAAACGAAATAACGTTGGAATTTGCCAATCTACCATCAGGCCTGTATTTGGTTCGTTTGGATGGCTTGCAAACCAGTAAAACCTTTAAAGTGTTAAAGAGATGA
- a CDS encoding bifunctional riboflavin kinase/FAD synthetase has protein sequence MITVHSVSKIDKTKPTAITIGTFDGVHIGHKKILERLINDAKSLNLRSTVLTFFPHPRMVLQKDTDIKLLNTIDEKEQVLKSLGLEQLIVHPFTKDFSRLSATEFVRDILVNSLGTKKIIIGYDHRFGRNRNANITDLIAFGETFDFEVEEIPAQEIDDVSVSSTKIRKALLEGDLKTANTYLGYTYMLTGIVKKGKGLGRQINFPTANIFIAETYKLVPKNGVYVVSGTINGKTVYGMMNIGYNPTVAGTEKSIEVHFFDFDINLYETKIQVRILDRIRDERKFDSVELLKQQLEKDRKTSLALIQK, from the coding sequence GTGATCACAGTACATAGTGTCTCAAAAATCGATAAAACAAAACCGACCGCCATAACCATCGGTACTTTTGACGGTGTGCATATTGGTCATAAAAAGATACTGGAACGTCTCATAAATGATGCCAAAAGCCTTAATTTAAGGTCTACCGTACTTACTTTTTTCCCGCATCCCAGAATGGTACTGCAAAAAGATACTGACATAAAACTGCTCAACACCATTGACGAAAAAGAACAGGTTCTCAAAAGTTTGGGGTTGGAACAATTGATTGTACACCCATTTACCAAAGATTTTTCCAGGTTGTCCGCAACGGAATTTGTTCGGGATATTTTGGTAAATAGTTTGGGTACAAAAAAAATAATCATTGGCTATGACCATCGTTTTGGTAGGAACAGAAACGCCAATATCACCGATTTAATTGCTTTTGGCGAAACATTTGATTTTGAGGTCGAAGAGATTCCGGCACAAGAGATAGACGACGTATCGGTAAGTTCTACCAAAATTCGAAAAGCCCTTTTGGAAGGGGATTTAAAAACGGCGAACACCTATTTGGGATATACCTACATGTTGACGGGCATCGTTAAAAAGGGGAAAGGCCTGGGCAGGCAAATCAATTTCCCCACGGCGAATATTTTTATAGCGGAAACCTACAAATTGGTTCCAAAAAACGGGGTATACGTTGTTAGCGGTACCATAAACGGCAAAACCGTTTATGGGATGATGAACATAGGGTATAACCCCACTGTGGCCGGTACCGAAAAAAGTATCGAAGTACATTTCTTTGATTTTGATATAAATCTTTATGAGACCAAGATTCAAGTGCGCATTTTGGACCGTATACGTGATGAACGTAAGTTTGACTCCGTTGAGCTATTGAAACAGCAGCTAGAAAAAGATCGAAAAACATCACTCGCTTTAATCCAAAAATAA
- a CDS encoding HTTM domain-containing protein has protein sequence MLNRFLFTKIDNSPLLIFRIFFGLLIAAECYGAIVTGWVKRTLIEPKFTFNFIGFEWLQPLPGNGMYFYFFAMGTLGIFVALGYKYRFSIISFTLLWTGAYLMQKTAYNNHYYLLVLISGMMVFLPANKNYALDAKFKPSIKTNGMYSYVKWVIVLQLLIVYTYASVAKLYGDWLDFSMIKVLMTPKTDYYLIGGLLQQPCLHKVIAVTGILFDLLIVPALLWKPTRKFAFVCSIFFHLFNSFVFLIGIFPYLSLAFTVFFFEPETIRRIFFKKKKPYTTNKVMVPAYKNPLLIIFGLYFVLQLALPVRHYFFTDDVLWTEEGHRLSWRMMLRSRYGKIQFNIVNKTDGTSQIVKLDDYLTKKQKRKIGAYPDYIWQFAQHLKKEYAQKGEEISVYALNSVVSINNKPYRPFIDGKVDLAAEEWNHFEHHEWILPSKIDEP, from the coding sequence ATGCTAAATCGGTTTCTTTTTACTAAAATCGATAATAGCCCTTTACTTATTTTCAGGATTTTCTTTGGATTGCTGATAGCGGCAGAATGTTACGGTGCCATTGTCACAGGTTGGGTCAAAAGAACGCTCATAGAGCCCAAGTTCACCTTTAACTTTATAGGTTTTGAATGGTTACAGCCCCTACCGGGCAATGGTATGTATTTTTACTTTTTCGCCATGGGCACTTTAGGGATTTTCGTTGCCCTTGGCTATAAATACAGGTTCAGCATCATAAGCTTTACACTTTTATGGACAGGAGCGTACCTGATGCAAAAAACGGCATACAACAACCATTATTATCTATTGGTTTTGATCTCGGGCATGATGGTATTTCTCCCCGCGAACAAAAATTACGCGTTGGATGCGAAGTTTAAACCTTCTATCAAAACCAATGGTATGTACAGCTATGTAAAATGGGTCATAGTGTTGCAACTGCTCATTGTGTACACCTATGCATCCGTAGCCAAATTATATGGGGATTGGTTGGATTTTAGTATGATAAAGGTATTGATGACCCCAAAAACGGATTACTACCTGATCGGCGGGCTTTTACAACAACCTTGTTTACACAAAGTTATCGCCGTGACCGGTATTCTATTCGATTTGCTCATTGTTCCCGCTCTGCTTTGGAAACCCACACGAAAGTTTGCTTTTGTCTGCTCTATCTTTTTTCATTTGTTCAACTCATTTGTGTTCCTAATCGGAATTTTTCCTTACCTGTCCCTGGCATTTACCGTGTTCTTTTTTGAGCCCGAGACCATACGCCGTATCTTCTTTAAAAAGAAAAAACCGTACACAACGAACAAAGTAATGGTACCCGCATACAAAAATCCTCTTTTGATCATTTTTGGGCTTTACTTTGTTTTACAATTGGCTTTACCGGTACGCCATTACTTTTTTACAGATGATGTGCTTTGGACCGAAGAAGGGCATAGGTTAAGCTGGCGCATGATGCTCAGGTCCCGCTATGGTAAAATTCAATTCAATATCGTCAACAAAACAGATGGCACATCACAAATAGTTAAACTTGACGATTATCTGACCAAAAAACAAAAACGAAAAATAGGGGCATACCCGGACTATATATGGCAATTTGCCCAACATTTAAAAAAAGAATATGCCCAAAAAGGGGAAGAAATATCAGTATATGCCCTAAACTCCGTTGTAAGCATAAACAACAAACCCTATCGGCCTTTTATAGATGGTAAAGTAGATCTGGCGGCCGAGGAATGGAATCATTTTGAACACCATGAGTGGATTTTACCCTCTAAAATTGACGAACCGTAG